A genomic region of Macaca mulatta isolate MMU2019108-1 chromosome 5, T2T-MMU8v2.0, whole genome shotgun sequence contains the following coding sequences:
- the KIAA0232 gene encoding uncharacterized protein KIAA0232 homolog isoform X6 gives MYPICTVVVDGLPSESSSSSYPGPVSVSEMSLLHALGPVQTWLGQELEKCGIDAMIYTRYVLSLLLHDSYDYDLQEQENDIFLGWEKGAYKKWGKSKKKCSDLTLEEMKKQAAVQCLRSASDESSGIETLVEELCSRLKDLQSKQEEKIHKKLEGSPSPEAELSPPAKDQVEMYYEAFPPLSEKPVCLQEIMTVWNKSKVCSYSSSSSSSTAPPASTDTSSPKDCNSESEVTKERSSEVPTTVHEKTQSKSKNEKESKFSNGTIEEKPALYKKQIRHKPEGKIRPRSWSSGSSEAGSSSSGNQGELKASMKYVKVRHKAREIRNKKGRNGQSRLSLKHGEKAERNMHTGSSSSSSSGSVKQLCKRGKRPLKEIGRKDPGSTEGKDLYMENRNDTEYKEEPLWYTEPIAEYFVPLSRKSKLETTYRNRQDTSDLTSEAVEELSESVHGLCISNNNLHKTYLAAGTFIDGHFVEMPAVINEDIDLTGTSLCSLPEDNKYLDDIHLSELTHFYEVDIDQSMLDPGASETMQGESRILNMIRQKSKENTDFEAECCIVLDGMELQGERAIWTDSTSSVGAEGLFLQDLGNLAQFWECCSSSSGDADGESFGGDSPVRLSPILDSTVLNSHLLAGNQELFSDINEGSGINSCFSVFEVQCSNSVLPFSFETLNLGNENTDSSANMLGKTQSRLLIWTKNSAFEENEHCSNLSTRTCSPWSHSEETRSDNETLNIQFEESTQFNAEDINYVVPRVSSNYVDEELLDFLQDETCQQNSRTLGEIPALVFKKTSKLESVCGIQLEQKTENKNFETTQVCNESPHGDGYSSGVIKDIWTKMADTNSMATVEIERTDAELFSADVNNYCCCLDAEAELETLQEPDKAVRRSEYHLWEGQKESLEKRAFASSELSNVDGGDYTTPSKPWDVAQDKENTFILGGVYGELKTFNSDGEWAVVPPSHTKGSLLQCAASDVVTIAGTDVFMTPGNSFAPGHRQLWKPFVSFEQNDQPKSGENGLNKGFSFIFHEDLLGACGNFQVEDPGLEYSFSSFDLSNPFSQVLHVECSFEPEGIASFSPSFKPKSILCSDSDSEVLHPRICGVDRTQYRAIRISPRTHFRPISASELSPGGGSESEFESEKDEANIPIPSQVDIFEDPQADLKPLEEDAEKEGHYYGKSELESGKFLPRLKKSGMEKSAQTSLDSQEESTGILSVGKQNQCLECSMNESLKIDLESSEANCKIMAQCEEEINNFCGCKAGCQFPAYEDNPVSSGQLEEFPVLNTDIQGMNRSQEKQTWWEKALYSPLFPASECEGVFCL, from the exons GAGAATGACATCTTCCTGGGCTGGGAAAAAGGAGCttataagaaatggggaaagagtaagaaaaaatgttcagatctaactctagaagaaatgaaaaaacaggCTGCTGTCCAGTGTCTTCGATCTGCTTCTGATGAA AGCTCTGGTATCGAGACTTTAGTGGAGGAGCTCTGCTCCAGACTGAAAGACCTTCAGAGTAAGCAAG AAGAGAAGATTCACAAAAAGTTAGAGGGGTCTCCCTCTCCAGAGGCAGAATTATCCCCTCCAGCAAAGGATCAAGTGGAAAT GTACTACGAAGCATTTCCaccgctttctgagaaaccagttTGCCTGCAAGAAATCATGACGGTGTGGAACAAGTCTAAAGTCTGTTCTTACTCTAGCTCTTCTTCATCATCCACAGCCCCACCAGCTAGCACAGATACTTCCTCTCCTAAGGACTGCAACAGTGAAAGTGAAGTCACCAAGGAAAGAAGCAGTGAAGTGCCCACCACTGTGCATGAGAAAACCCAGAGCAAAAGTAAAAACGAGAAGGAAAGCAAATTTAGTAATGGCACAATTGAAGAAAAGCCTGCTTTGTACAAAAAGCAAATCCGACATAAACCTGAAGGAAAGATTCGCCCTCGCTCATGGTCTTCTGGCTCCAGTGAAGCAGGCTCAAGTTCCAGTGGGAATCAGGGAGAATTAAAAGCATCCATGAAGTATGTTAAAGTAAGACACAAGGCACGAGAGATTCGAAACAAAAAAGGGCGGAATGGGCAAAGCAGGCTTTCTTTGAAGCATGGTGAAAAGGCTGAAAGAAACATGCATACTGGAAGTAGTAGCAGTAGCAGCAGTGGTTCTGTCAAACAGCTGTGCAAGCGGGGTAAGAGACCTTTAAAAGAAATAGGGAGAAAAGATCCTGGGAGCACTGAAGGAAAAGACCTGTACATGGAGAACAGAAACGACACAGAGTATAAAGAGGAGCCCTTGTGGTACACCGAGCCAATTGCTGAATATTTTGTTCCTCTGAGCAGAAAAAGTAAACTAGAGACCACATACCGAAACAGACAAGACACAAGTGATCTGACATCAGAGGCAGTGGAAGAATTGTCTGAATCAGTGCACGGTCTTTGTATCAGCAACAATAATCTTCATAAAACATACCTCGCAGCAGGTACTTTCATTGATGGTCATTTTGTAGAAATGCCTGCAGTTATAAATGAGGATATTGACCTCACTGGGACCTCATTATGTTCTCTACCAGAGGACAATAAATACCTGGATGATATTCATCTATCAGAATTAACGCACTTCTATGAAGTGGATATTGATCAATCCATGTTGGATCCTGGTGCctcagaaacaatgcaaggagaAAGTCGGATTTTGAATATGATTCgacaaaaaagcaaagagaacacAGATTTTGAGGCAGAATGTTGCATAGTGTTAGATGGTATGGAGTTGCAAGGGGAACGTGCAATATGGACAGATTCTACCAGCTCCGTGGGTGCTGAGGGCTTATTCCTGCAGGACCTTGGCAATCTGGCTCAGTTTTGGGAGTGCTGTTCATCCAGCTCTGGTGATGCGGATGGGGAGAGTTTTGGAGGAGACTCTCCAGTTAGACTCTCTCCCATCTTAGACAGCACAGTGCTCAATTCACACCTGCTTGCTGGCAATCAAGAGCTCTTTTCAGATATTAATGAAGGATCTGGTATAAACTCTTGTTTTTCAGTGTTTGAAGTGCAATGCAGTAATTCtgttttaccattttcttttgaaacactCAACTTGGGAAATGAAAATACAGATTCTAGTGCTAATATGCTTGGGAAAACACAGTCTAGATTGCTAATATGGACCAAAAATAGTGCCTTTGAAGAAAATGAACACTGTTCTAATCTTTCAACAAGAACTTGTAGTCCATGGTCCCATTCAGAAGAAACACGTTCAGACAATGAAACATTAAATATTCAGTTTGAAGAATCCACACAGTTTAATGCCGAAGATATTAATTATGTAGTTCCTAGAGTCTCATCAAATTATGTAGATGAAGAACTTCTAGATTTTTTGCAAGATGAAACTTGCCAGCAAAACAGTAGAACTTTAGGTGAgattcctgcattagttttcaAAAAAACATCTAAACTAGAATCCGTCTGTGGTATTCAGCtagaacaaaaaacagaaaacaaaaattttgaaaCTACACAAGTGTGTAACGAAAGTCCACATGGAGATGGCTACAGCTCAGGGGTTATTAAAGACATTTGGACAAAGATGGCAGACACAAATTCTATGGCCACAGTAGAAATAGAAAGAACTGATGCTGAGTTGTTTTCGGCAGATGTAAATAACTACTGCTGCTGTCTAGATGCTGAAGCTGAACTGGAGACCCTTCAGGAGCCTGATAAGGCTGTGCGAAGGTCAGAGTACCATCTGTGGGAGGGACAGAAAGAGAGCCTGGAGAAAAGAGCATTTGCTTCTAGTGAGCTATCCAACGTGGATGGTGGTGATTATACAACACCCTCTAAACCCTGGGATGTAGCCCAAGATAAAGAGAACACATTCATTCTTGGAGGAGTTTATGGAGAACTCAAAACCTTTAACAGTGATGGGGAATGGGCAGTCGTACCACCCAGCCACACAAAAGGAAGCTTGTTACAGTGTGCAGCTTCTGATGTAGTGACGATAGCTGGTACAGATGTCTTCATGACCCCGGGAAACAGTTTTGCTCCTGGGCACAGGCAGTTATGGAAACCCTTTGTGTCATTTGAACAGAATGATCAGCCGAAGAGTGGGGAAAATGGGTTAAATAAGggattttcttttatcttccatGAAGACTTACTAGGAGCTTGTGGCAACTTTCAAGTCGAAGATCCTGGACTTGAATACTCGTTTTCTTCCTTTGACTTAAGCAATCCATTTTCACAAGTTCTTCATGTAGAATGCTCATTTGAACCTGAAGGGATTGCATCTTTCAGCCCCAGTTTTAAACCGAAATCAATCCTCTGTTCCGATTCAGACAGTGAAGTGTTGCACCCCAGGATATGTGGTGTTGACAGAACACAATACAGGGCTATTCGGATCTCTCCTAGGACTCACTTTCGCCCAATTTCTGCATCCGAACTGTCCCCAGGAGGAGGAAGCGAGTCAGAATTTGAATCTGAGAAAGATGAAGCAAATATTCCCATTCCTTCTCAAGTGGATATATTTGAAGATCCGCAGGCAGATCTCAAACCTCTGGAAGAAGATGCAGAGAAAGAAGGCCATTACTATGGAAAATCAGAGCTTGAGTCTGGAAAATTCCTTCCCAGGTTAAAAAAATCTGGGATGGAAAAGAGTGCTCAGACATCACTGGATTCCCAGGAGGAATCAACTGGGATTCTGTCAGTAGGAAAGCAAAATCAGTGTTTGGAATGTAGCATGAATGAATCCCTGAAAATAGATTTAGAAAGCTCAGAAGCAAATTGTAAAATAATGGCACAATGCGAGgaagaaattaataatttttgtgGTTGCAAAGCAGGTTGTCAGTTTCCTGCTTATGAAGATAATCCAGTTTCTTCGGGACAGCTGGAAGAG TTCCCTGTATTGAACACTGATATACAAGGAATGAATAGAAGTCAAGAAAAACAGACCTGGTGGGAAAAAGCCTTGTACTCTCCTCTTTTTCCTGCATCAGAGTGTGAAG
- the KIAA0232 gene encoding uncharacterized protein KIAA0232 homolog isoform X3 has product MYPICTVVVDGLPSESSSSSYPGPVSVSEMSLLHALGPVQTWLGQELEKCGIDAMIYTRYVLSLLLHDSYDYDLQEQENDIFLGWEKGAYKKWGKSKKKCSDLTLEEMKKQAAVQCLRSASDESSGIETLVEELCSRLKDLQSKQEEKIHKKLEGSPSPEAELSPPAKDQVEMYYEAFPPLSEKPVCLQEIMTVWNKSKVCSYSSSSSSSTAPPASTDTSSPKDCNSESEVTKERSSEVPTTVHEKTQSKSKNEKESKFSNGTIEEKPALYKKQIRHKPEGKIRPRSWSSGSSEAGSSSSGNQGELKASMKYVKVRHKAREIRNKKGRNGQSRLSLKHGEKAERNMHTGSSSSSSSGSVKQLCKRGKRPLKEIGRKDPGSTEGKDLYMENRNDTEYKEEPLWYTEPIAEYFVPLSRKSKLETTYRNRQDTSDLTSEAVEELSESVHGLCISNNNLHKTYLAAGTFIDGHFVEMPAVINEDIDLTGTSLCSLPEDNKYLDDIHLSELTHFYEVDIDQSMLDPGASETMQGESRILNMIRQKSKENTDFEAECCIVLDGMELQGERAIWTDSTSSVGAEGLFLQDLGNLAQFWECCSSSSGDADGESFGGDSPVRLSPILDSTVLNSHLLAGNQELFSDINEGSGINSCFSVFEVQCSNSVLPFSFETLNLGNENTDSSANMLGKTQSRLLIWTKNSAFEENEHCSNLSTRTCSPWSHSEETRSDNETLNIQFEESTQFNAEDINYVVPRVSSNYVDEELLDFLQDETCQQNSRTLGEIPALVFKKTSKLESVCGIQLEQKTENKNFETTQVCNESPHGDGYSSGVIKDIWTKMADTNSMATVEIERTDAELFSADVNNYCCCLDAEAELETLQEPDKAVRRSEYHLWEGQKESLEKRAFASSELSNVDGGDYTTPSKPWDVAQDKENTFILGGVYGELKTFNSDGEWAVVPPSHTKGSLLQCAASDVVTIAGTDVFMTPGNSFAPGHRQLWKPFVSFEQNDQPKSGENGLNKGFSFIFHEDLLGACGNFQVEDPGLEYSFSSFDLSNPFSQVLHVECSFEPEGIASFSPSFKPKSILCSDSDSEVLHPRICGVDRTQYRAIRISPRTHFRPISASELSPGGGSESEFESEKDEANIPIPSQVDIFEDPQADLKPLEEDAEKEGHYYGKSELESGKFLPRLKKSGMEKSAQTSLDSQEESTGILSVGKQNQCLECSMNESLKIDLESSEANCKIMAQCEEEINNFCGCKAGCQFPAYEDNPVSSGQLEEIGKKEKEERSKILHTTTIFLRFLFPVLNTDIQGMNRSQEKQTWWEKALYSPLFPASECEGVFCL; this is encoded by the exons GAGAATGACATCTTCCTGGGCTGGGAAAAAGGAGCttataagaaatggggaaagagtaagaaaaaatgttcagatctaactctagaagaaatgaaaaaacaggCTGCTGTCCAGTGTCTTCGATCTGCTTCTGATGAA AGCTCTGGTATCGAGACTTTAGTGGAGGAGCTCTGCTCCAGACTGAAAGACCTTCAGAGTAAGCAAG AAGAGAAGATTCACAAAAAGTTAGAGGGGTCTCCCTCTCCAGAGGCAGAATTATCCCCTCCAGCAAAGGATCAAGTGGAAAT GTACTACGAAGCATTTCCaccgctttctgagaaaccagttTGCCTGCAAGAAATCATGACGGTGTGGAACAAGTCTAAAGTCTGTTCTTACTCTAGCTCTTCTTCATCATCCACAGCCCCACCAGCTAGCACAGATACTTCCTCTCCTAAGGACTGCAACAGTGAAAGTGAAGTCACCAAGGAAAGAAGCAGTGAAGTGCCCACCACTGTGCATGAGAAAACCCAGAGCAAAAGTAAAAACGAGAAGGAAAGCAAATTTAGTAATGGCACAATTGAAGAAAAGCCTGCTTTGTACAAAAAGCAAATCCGACATAAACCTGAAGGAAAGATTCGCCCTCGCTCATGGTCTTCTGGCTCCAGTGAAGCAGGCTCAAGTTCCAGTGGGAATCAGGGAGAATTAAAAGCATCCATGAAGTATGTTAAAGTAAGACACAAGGCACGAGAGATTCGAAACAAAAAAGGGCGGAATGGGCAAAGCAGGCTTTCTTTGAAGCATGGTGAAAAGGCTGAAAGAAACATGCATACTGGAAGTAGTAGCAGTAGCAGCAGTGGTTCTGTCAAACAGCTGTGCAAGCGGGGTAAGAGACCTTTAAAAGAAATAGGGAGAAAAGATCCTGGGAGCACTGAAGGAAAAGACCTGTACATGGAGAACAGAAACGACACAGAGTATAAAGAGGAGCCCTTGTGGTACACCGAGCCAATTGCTGAATATTTTGTTCCTCTGAGCAGAAAAAGTAAACTAGAGACCACATACCGAAACAGACAAGACACAAGTGATCTGACATCAGAGGCAGTGGAAGAATTGTCTGAATCAGTGCACGGTCTTTGTATCAGCAACAATAATCTTCATAAAACATACCTCGCAGCAGGTACTTTCATTGATGGTCATTTTGTAGAAATGCCTGCAGTTATAAATGAGGATATTGACCTCACTGGGACCTCATTATGTTCTCTACCAGAGGACAATAAATACCTGGATGATATTCATCTATCAGAATTAACGCACTTCTATGAAGTGGATATTGATCAATCCATGTTGGATCCTGGTGCctcagaaacaatgcaaggagaAAGTCGGATTTTGAATATGATTCgacaaaaaagcaaagagaacacAGATTTTGAGGCAGAATGTTGCATAGTGTTAGATGGTATGGAGTTGCAAGGGGAACGTGCAATATGGACAGATTCTACCAGCTCCGTGGGTGCTGAGGGCTTATTCCTGCAGGACCTTGGCAATCTGGCTCAGTTTTGGGAGTGCTGTTCATCCAGCTCTGGTGATGCGGATGGGGAGAGTTTTGGAGGAGACTCTCCAGTTAGACTCTCTCCCATCTTAGACAGCACAGTGCTCAATTCACACCTGCTTGCTGGCAATCAAGAGCTCTTTTCAGATATTAATGAAGGATCTGGTATAAACTCTTGTTTTTCAGTGTTTGAAGTGCAATGCAGTAATTCtgttttaccattttcttttgaaacactCAACTTGGGAAATGAAAATACAGATTCTAGTGCTAATATGCTTGGGAAAACACAGTCTAGATTGCTAATATGGACCAAAAATAGTGCCTTTGAAGAAAATGAACACTGTTCTAATCTTTCAACAAGAACTTGTAGTCCATGGTCCCATTCAGAAGAAACACGTTCAGACAATGAAACATTAAATATTCAGTTTGAAGAATCCACACAGTTTAATGCCGAAGATATTAATTATGTAGTTCCTAGAGTCTCATCAAATTATGTAGATGAAGAACTTCTAGATTTTTTGCAAGATGAAACTTGCCAGCAAAACAGTAGAACTTTAGGTGAgattcctgcattagttttcaAAAAAACATCTAAACTAGAATCCGTCTGTGGTATTCAGCtagaacaaaaaacagaaaacaaaaattttgaaaCTACACAAGTGTGTAACGAAAGTCCACATGGAGATGGCTACAGCTCAGGGGTTATTAAAGACATTTGGACAAAGATGGCAGACACAAATTCTATGGCCACAGTAGAAATAGAAAGAACTGATGCTGAGTTGTTTTCGGCAGATGTAAATAACTACTGCTGCTGTCTAGATGCTGAAGCTGAACTGGAGACCCTTCAGGAGCCTGATAAGGCTGTGCGAAGGTCAGAGTACCATCTGTGGGAGGGACAGAAAGAGAGCCTGGAGAAAAGAGCATTTGCTTCTAGTGAGCTATCCAACGTGGATGGTGGTGATTATACAACACCCTCTAAACCCTGGGATGTAGCCCAAGATAAAGAGAACACATTCATTCTTGGAGGAGTTTATGGAGAACTCAAAACCTTTAACAGTGATGGGGAATGGGCAGTCGTACCACCCAGCCACACAAAAGGAAGCTTGTTACAGTGTGCAGCTTCTGATGTAGTGACGATAGCTGGTACAGATGTCTTCATGACCCCGGGAAACAGTTTTGCTCCTGGGCACAGGCAGTTATGGAAACCCTTTGTGTCATTTGAACAGAATGATCAGCCGAAGAGTGGGGAAAATGGGTTAAATAAGggattttcttttatcttccatGAAGACTTACTAGGAGCTTGTGGCAACTTTCAAGTCGAAGATCCTGGACTTGAATACTCGTTTTCTTCCTTTGACTTAAGCAATCCATTTTCACAAGTTCTTCATGTAGAATGCTCATTTGAACCTGAAGGGATTGCATCTTTCAGCCCCAGTTTTAAACCGAAATCAATCCTCTGTTCCGATTCAGACAGTGAAGTGTTGCACCCCAGGATATGTGGTGTTGACAGAACACAATACAGGGCTATTCGGATCTCTCCTAGGACTCACTTTCGCCCAATTTCTGCATCCGAACTGTCCCCAGGAGGAGGAAGCGAGTCAGAATTTGAATCTGAGAAAGATGAAGCAAATATTCCCATTCCTTCTCAAGTGGATATATTTGAAGATCCGCAGGCAGATCTCAAACCTCTGGAAGAAGATGCAGAGAAAGAAGGCCATTACTATGGAAAATCAGAGCTTGAGTCTGGAAAATTCCTTCCCAGGTTAAAAAAATCTGGGATGGAAAAGAGTGCTCAGACATCACTGGATTCCCAGGAGGAATCAACTGGGATTCTGTCAGTAGGAAAGCAAAATCAGTGTTTGGAATGTAGCATGAATGAATCCCTGAAAATAGATTTAGAAAGCTCAGAAGCAAATTGTAAAATAATGGCACAATGCGAGgaagaaattaataatttttgtgGTTGCAAAGCAGGTTGTCAGTTTCCTGCTTATGAAGATAATCCAGTTTCTTCGGGACAGCTGGAAGAG attgggaagaaagaaaaagaggaaagaagcaagATTCTACATACCACTACCATATTCCTTCGCTTTCTA TTCCCTGTATTGAACACTGATATACAAGGAATGAATAGAAGTCAAGAAAAACAGACCTGGTGGGAAAAAGCCTTGTACTCTCCTCTTTTTCCTGCATCAGAGTGTGAAG